A window of Bacillota bacterium contains these coding sequences:
- a CDS encoding serine hydroxymethyltransferase produces the protein MINLKEISKVDPEIASAIEKEINRQRNKIELIASENFVSPAVLEALGSHLTNKYAEGYPGRRYYGGCEYVDIVENLAIERAKELFGAEHANVQPHSGAQANMAAFFAVLDPGDTILGMDLAHGGHLSHGMSKNISGKYYKAVSYGVRRDNYRIDYEEVRRIAKEKNPKLIIAGASAYPREIDFKYFREIADETGAYLMVDMAHIAGLIAAGVHQSPVPYAHIVTSTTHKTLRGPRGGLILCKGEISKKIDSAVFPGTQGGPLMHVIAAKAVSFREALSDEFKEYQKQVVKNAKVLAESLMEKGFKLISDGTDNHLILVDLTNKGITGNVAQLMLDEVGITVNKNGIPFDTQSPFVTSGIRIGTPAVTTRGMREEDMVEIANLIHLTLTDFNNSKDKVIKCVKNICDRFPLYV, from the coding sequence ATGATAAATCTAAAAGAAATCAGTAAAGTTGACCCTGAAATTGCATCGGCAATAGAAAAAGAAATTAACAGGCAAAGAAACAAAATAGAATTAATAGCTTCTGAAAATTTCGTCAGTCCAGCTGTATTAGAAGCCCTTGGCAGTCACTTAACCAATAAATATGCTGAAGGCTATCCCGGAAGACGTTATTATGGCGGATGCGAGTATGTTGATATAGTGGAAAATCTGGCCATAGAAAGAGCAAAAGAGCTCTTTGGAGCAGAACATGCAAATGTCCAGCCTCACTCGGGAGCACAGGCAAATATGGCAGCGTTTTTTGCAGTATTGGACCCTGGGGATACCATTCTTGGTATGGACCTTGCCCATGGGGGACACTTAAGCCATGGAATGTCAAAAAATATTTCCGGGAAGTATTATAAAGCAGTTTCATACGGCGTGAGAAGAGATAATTACCGCATAGATTATGAAGAAGTACGCCGTATAGCAAAGGAAAAAAACCCGAAACTCATAATAGCCGGTGCAAGTGCATATCCCAGAGAAATTGATTTTAAATATTTTAGAGAAATAGCTGATGAAACGGGTGCTTATCTTATGGTAGATATGGCACATATTGCAGGTCTTATAGCAGCAGGTGTCCACCAAAGCCCTGTACCTTATGCACACATTGTTACGTCAACAACCCATAAGACATTACGTGGACCAAGGGGCGGCCTGATCCTATGTAAAGGTGAAATATCAAAAAAGATTGATAGTGCTGTATTTCCGGGCACGCAAGGCGGACCATTAATGCATGTAATAGCGGCAAAGGCTGTAAGCTTTAGGGAAGCTCTTTCGGATGAATTTAAAGAATACCAGAAACAAGTAGTAAAAAATGCGAAAGTCCTTGCGGAAAGCCTTATGGAAAAAGGATTTAAATTGATATCAGACGGCACGGATAACCATTTAATATTAGTAGATTTAACAAATAAAGGTATCACAGGTAATGTCGCCCAACTAATGCTGGATGAAGTAGGTATTACCGTCAATAAAAATGGAATTCCTTTCGATACACAAAGTCCTTTTGTAACTAGTGGGATAAGAATCGGCACTCCTGCTGTTACTACCCGCGGTATGAGGGAAGAGGATATGGTAGAGATTGCTAACTTAATACATCTAACACTAACTGATTTCAATAACTCAAAAGACAAGGTTATTAAATGCGTAAAGAATATATGTGATAGATTCCCCTTGTATGTATGA
- a CDS encoding replication-associated recombination protein A translates to MFDKREPLAYRMCPRTIEEFVGQEDIIGKGKLLYRMIKADRIRSIILYGPPGTGKTSLAKVIASTTKTNFEKLNAVTAGVADIKKIVADTQNQFLNPKGKTVLFIDEIHRFNKAQQDALLPYVENGTIILIGATTENPFFEVNKALISRSSVFMLKPLEKDHIRKIILNALEDKERGLGNYDMQVEEDTIEFLADVSNGDARIALNALELAVITSDIGKDGKIHIDLDTVKECVPKRPIAFDKSGDSHYDNISAFIKSMRGSDPDAAVFYLARALYGGEDPEFLARRIIIAASEDVGMANPTALQIAVAAAEAVRMIGMPEAKIILSHAAIMVATSPKSNSAYVAISKAMNDVENKRTGEVPMHLRNPVTQGMKELGYGEGYKYAHDYPGNIVDQQYLPDEMKGTVYYEPSSNGFEARIREWLDKRRKK, encoded by the coding sequence ATGTTTGATAAAAGGGAACCGTTGGCTTACAGAATGTGTCCCCGTACAATTGAAGAATTTGTAGGGCAAGAAGACATAATTGGGAAAGGTAAACTCCTTTATAGGATGATTAAGGCCGACAGGATAAGGTCCATTATCCTCTATGGCCCACCTGGTACCGGAAAGACTTCGCTTGCTAAAGTTATTGCTTCTACAACAAAAACAAATTTTGAAAAACTAAACGCAGTAACTGCCGGAGTAGCAGATATAAAAAAGATAGTTGCTGATACTCAAAATCAGTTCCTAAACCCTAAGGGTAAAACTGTGTTATTTATCGATGAAATACACCGCTTTAATAAGGCACAGCAAGATGCCCTTTTGCCTTATGTGGAAAATGGCACCATAATACTTATAGGTGCAACAACAGAAAATCCCTTTTTTGAAGTTAATAAGGCCCTCATATCCCGGTCTTCCGTATTTATGCTAAAACCATTGGAAAAGGACCATATAAGGAAAATTATATTAAATGCATTGGAGGATAAAGAAAGAGGATTAGGCAATTATGATATGCAAGTTGAAGAAGATACAATAGAGTTTCTTGCCGATGTTTCCAATGGAGACGCAAGGATTGCGTTAAATGCCCTTGAATTGGCTGTTATAACTTCAGATATAGGGAAGGATGGGAAAATACATATTGACCTTGATACGGTTAAAGAATGCGTGCCTAAAAGACCTATTGCATTTGATAAGTCCGGCGACAGTCATTATGATAATATTAGCGCGTTTATTAAATCTATGAGGGGAAGTGACCCTGATGCAGCAGTTTTTTATCTTGCAAGAGCTTTATACGGCGGTGAAGACCCTGAATTTCTTGCAAGAAGGATTATTATTGCAGCTTCAGAGGATGTAGGAATGGCAAACCCTACGGCACTCCAGATAGCTGTAGCTGCTGCAGAAGCTGTAAGAATGATAGGTATGCCTGAAGCAAAAATTATCCTGTCCCATGCAGCAATAATGGTAGCGACAAGCCCTAAATCTAACTCAGCATATGTTGCAATTTCCAAAGCAATGAATGATGTTGAGAATAAAAGGACCGGTGAAGTACCCATGCATCTTAGAAATCCTGTAACACAAGGAATGAAAGAGTTAGGTTATGGGGAAGGTTATAAATATGCTCATGATTACCCGGGGAATATTGTGGACCAGCAATATTTACCTGATGAAATGAAAGGGACAGTATATTATGAGCCGTCGTCCAATGGTTTTGAAGCAAGAATAAGGGAATGGCTTGATAAACGCAGAAAAAAATAG
- the nifS gene encoding cysteine desulfurase NifS yields the protein MTETNIYFDHAATTWVKPEVLETMMPYFKDKYGNASSVYAIGRESKKAIEEARDKVALVLGAQPKEIFFTGSGTEADNWAIKGVAYANRDKGKHIITSNIEHHAVLHTCKYLEKEGFEVTYLPVDKDGLLDAEQVREAIRPDTILVSVMFANNEIGTIQPIAEIGKITKEKGVFFHTDAVQAVGNIKINVDDINVDLLSISAHKFYGPKGVGALYIRRGTKITSFIHGGAQERGRRASTENVPGIVGLGKAIEIADLNIESYNKKLLELRERTINEVLNKIPYVRLNGHRQKRLPGNVNFSFEFIEGESLLLMLDMKGIAASSGSACTSGSLDPSHVLMAIGLPHEIAHGSLRLTFGEENTHEDIDFLMEVLPGIVSKLREMSPLYEAVVSKERIERGNKNV from the coding sequence ATGACTGAAACGAATATATATTTTGACCATGCGGCTACTACTTGGGTAAAGCCTGAAGTATTAGAAACGATGATGCCTTATTTTAAAGATAAATATGGTAACGCATCCTCGGTCTATGCAATAGGAAGAGAAAGTAAAAAAGCTATCGAAGAAGCGAGGGATAAAGTTGCGTTGGTGTTGGGAGCCCAACCTAAAGAGATATTTTTTACCGGTTCAGGGACTGAAGCCGATAACTGGGCAATTAAAGGAGTAGCATATGCCAACAGGGATAAGGGTAAACATATAATAACAAGTAATATAGAACACCACGCGGTGCTTCATACTTGCAAATACTTGGAAAAGGAAGGCTTTGAGGTAACATACCTTCCTGTCGACAAAGATGGTTTGCTGGACGCAGAGCAGGTAAGAGAGGCTATTAGACCTGATACAATCTTAGTTTCAGTAATGTTTGCAAACAATGAAATAGGAACAATCCAGCCAATTGCCGAAATAGGGAAGATTACAAAAGAAAAAGGTGTCTTTTTTCATACTGATGCGGTACAAGCTGTCGGAAATATAAAGATTAATGTCGACGATATTAACGTTGACCTTTTATCTATTTCTGCCCATAAATTTTATGGACCTAAAGGAGTAGGGGCTCTTTATATACGAAGAGGGACGAAAATAACATCATTTATTCATGGAGGAGCCCAGGAAAGAGGTAGAAGGGCAAGTACAGAAAACGTTCCCGGAATAGTAGGACTAGGAAAAGCAATAGAAATAGCAGACTTAAATATCGAGAGTTACAATAAAAAACTGTTGGAATTAAGGGAAAGGACTATTAATGAAGTATTAAACAAAATTCCATATGTCCGTCTTAATGGTCACAGGCAAAAAAGGCTGCCTGGAAACGTAAACTTTTCATTTGAGTTTATTGAGGGAGAATCGCTTTTGCTAATGCTTGACATGAAAGGCATTGCTGCATCAAGTGGCTCGGCATGTACATCCGGGTCACTTGATCCCTCTCATGTTTTAATGGCAATAGGTCTGCCTCACGAGATTGCTCATGGTTCATTAAGGTTAACTTTTGGAGAGGAAAATACTCACGAGGATATAGATTTCCTTATGGAGGTCCTGCCGGGTATAGTAAGTAAACTTAGAGAAATGTCGCCTTTATATGAAGCAGTTGTTTCTAAAGAAAGAATTGAAAGAGGGAATAAGAATGTATAG